The following DNA comes from Chryseobacterium gallinarum.
TTGAGGCTTCTTGACAATAAAAACTCTGTTGAATACCCATACAACTGTGCCATCAGGTTAGCTTTCTGAAGGACACTCCCCGTTCCGAAGGTATTCCAATGGTCTACAATACTGTCATTCCCTGTTAATACCGTTACATTATGTTTATATAAGGTTGGGATCGGCATGATCAATCTCCCGAAAGGAATCGTAGAAACAACTCCGATCTGGGATTCTCCTAATTTTTCAGCAATTTCTTCTTGCTTTGCCGCTTCTAATTTGGCTAAAATAAAACAGTGGCTTAAGTATGTTTTCCCCTTCAAAGAAGGATTCTCACTGACTTTTTTAATCAGGTATTCTACGGTTTTCAATCCTGAATCCCCTGTCTCATGCAAATGGATATCTATTCCTTTTTTATGATCTAAAGCCAGTTGGATTGTAAAGTCTATTACTTTTTCAATAGTACCATCCACATTGAATGGATCTACTCCGCCAATGAAGTCAATATCCATTTTTGCAGCCTCTTTCAGATAAGGTACTGAATCTGTATAAAAAACTCCGTGTTGTGGAAAAGCCACCAGTTCAGCTTCGAAACCTTTCTTTTTATTTTCTAAAGCCTTTTGAAGATTTTTTAATGACTGCAGTTTTGAAGTAGGCTCAATATTCACATGGCTTCTGGCGTAGGAAGTTCCTTTTGACTGCAATAGTTCAATCATTTTTTCAGCTTTGAATGTTGAATTTTTCAGCATTTCGGGAAGCATTTTCTGTTCCAGCTCTATCATTCCCTTTACTCCTCCTGTTCTTTTTCTCACAGCCTGCCATTTATCTCCATAAAAGGTTTTATCCAGGTGAATATGCATATCTTTAAATGCCGGAAGCATCAGGAAACCTTTTGCGTCTATTGCTTTTGCATCAGGTTCATTAGGAGAAACCTTTGTAATTTTTCCATTATCAACTTCTATATAAAACAGACCGGTTTTCGTTGCTGTAACTTCTCCTTCCTCATATTCAAATCCTGTCTCAAGACGAACATTCTTAAGGCTTAATTTTCCTTTTGTCAAACTATTTTTCTCATTAAAAAGTGGTGATGCTGTCATAATACCAGGTATTAAAGTTAATCCGGCCATTGCCAACGCTGAATGTTTGATAAAATCCTTACGTGATATGCTATTGTCTGAGGTCTTCATTTCCAAACTATTTATGACAAAATTAAAAAGAACTGCCATCAACAAAGTGTACGGTTTATTACAAAATCTGTATGATTTATATTTCTTTATTCCATAAAAGTAGCTGTTCAGGATTTAAGATATTTTACATAATCTTTATTTTTGCAAAAAAAATTCTATGAAAAACATTTTAAGCATTATTTCAATATGTACATTCTCTTTTTTATCTGCACAAACAGGCATTAATACGGATAAACCTAAAGCTACCCTTGACATTACTGCCAAAAAAGAAGTTTTAACTATTGACGGATTATTGCCCCCGAGATTGACACTTGCAGAACTTACAATGAAAGGTAATCATTTATATGGAATGGAACAGGATGGTATAATACTCTATATCACGAATACTTCCGGAGGAGACAAGCTAAGTCAAAGAGAGTATATTGAAAGCAAAGGGCTTTATATCTTCGATGCTGAGGCGGCCAATGGAGAAGGACGATGGATGTGCCTGTTTTGCTATGGTACTTTATAACAGTTTTACAGACCAATAATAAATAATGGCTGTATCGAAGAAGATACAGCCATTATAGTTCTCAATATTTTATTATTTATTTGAATATTCAAATTTTCTTACGGCTTCCATTGTCATATCAATTTCTTTATCTTTGATAGCATCACTGATGAAGTATGTTTCATAGCCGCTTGGCGGAAGATACACTCCGTTGGTCAGCATCTGATGGAAGAAATTATTGAACAATGAATGGTTGGCTTCCTGGGCTTCATCAAAGTTGGAAACTCTGTTGATATGGAAGAATACAGACATCATTGATCCTTTTCTATTGATTTTATGAGCAATTCCTTTTTCATTTAAAATTTTTCCGATTTCAAAATCCAGAGTTTCTGTAGTTTTATTCAATCTGTTGAAAAATTCAGGATCATTTTTAATCAATTGGAGGGTTTTTAATCCTGCTCTCATCGCCAATGGATTTCCACTTAAGGTTCCTGCCTGATATACCCCACCTTTTGGAGCCAGGTGGTCCATAATTTCATTTCTTCCGGCAAAAGCTCCTACAGGAAGCCCTCCACCGATTACTTTTCCGTAAGTTACCAAATCAGCTTTCACATTGAAAAGCTCCTGTGCTCCTCCGAATGCTAATCTGAAACCTGTCATTACTTCATCGAAAATCAATAAAGCCCCGTTTTCATCACAGATTTTTCTCAGGCTTTGCAGGAAATTGTTCTCAGGAAGCACACATCCCATGTTTCCGGCTACAGGCTCAATGATTACTGCTGCAATCTCTCCCGGATTATGCCGGAACAAATCTTCCACCTGTTCAAAATCGTTATAACGGGCTAATAATGTATCTTTAGCTGTTCCCTGTGTTACCCCCGGGGAATTCGGATTACCAAACGTTGCCGCTCCACTTCCTGCTTTAATCAGGAATGAATCTGAATGCCCATGATAACATCCCTCAAATTTTACAATTTTATCTCTTCCCGTATATCCCCTTGCCAATCTGATAGCGCTCATACATGCTTCTGTACCGGAAGAAACCATTCTGATCTGGTCAATATTCGGAACATTTTCGATAATGAACTTAGCAATTTCAGTTTCCAGTTCTGTAGGAGCCCCGAAAGAGAACCCTTTTTCAGCCTGGATTTTCAGTTCTTCCAGAACTTCAGGATGCGTATGCCCCAAGATGGCAGGCCCCCAGGAATTGATGTAATCAATATAAGTGTTATCATCCGCATCAGTAAGGTAAGCTCCTTTTGCTGATTTCATAAAAACAGGGACTCCCCCTACTGATTTAAACGCCCGAACCGGGGAATTTACTCCACCCGGAATGTATTTGTAGGCTTCATCAAATAAAGCCGAACTTCTTTGGTATTTCATATATACTTTAGTTGTGGATTGACAGTTGTAGTTGGCAGCTAACTGTCAACAAAACTCTCAACAAAAAATTAGTTTCTTGGTTTTTTATCTATTAAATAAATCAATTGCCCTGCAGAAGGCTGTTGTCCTTCATCCATTCTGTTTTTGGCATATAATTTATGTAATTTGATTCCGAATTTTTGAGCGATATCATGCATATTTTCGCCTGATTCCGCTTTGTAAGTAGCCGTATTTCCTGAAGAGTTTTTGGATTCAAGAAAAATAATATCGTTTTTCTTCAGGATATTTCCCTGCAGTTCATTCCATTTGATCAGTCTGCTTTCGCTTACTTTGAATTTATTGGCAATAAACTGTACGTTGGTATCTTCAGGAATGATGATATATTTCAAACCATCGTTCGGATGGCTTTTGATAAGAATGGAATTGAGAATCTCAGCTTTTGTTTTGATTCTTTCCACTCTTTTCTGCTGTTGTGCATAAGAAGTCTGTTTGTAAGGAACTTCCACCGTTACAGGTTCTTTAGTTTTTTTTACCGTTTTTGACGGGTCTAACTGCGCCATGAAAGTCCTGTCATCCTTCAGATCAGGATACATTTTAAGAACAGCATATAGTACTTCATTAGAACTGGTATTGTCGAATTCGTATAGTCTGTATTTTTCAATTTTGGAAATCAGAATGGAAGCGTAACGCGGATTGGTTGCATATCCCGCTTTTTTCAAACCATGGGCCCATGCCTTGTAATCTTTCATATCAAGCTTAAAAAGATTAGCATAGTATTTTCTGGTGGTTAAAAATATAGAATGATCTTCATAAGACTGCCTTGGGTCTTCATATACACGGAAGCATTCATTAGGGGCATCATCCGTATGCTTCATTGTTTTCCCCGTCCAGTCTTCTTTACATTTTATACCGAAGTGGTTTTTCCCTTCCAGAGCTAGTCTGCTTTGCCCGCCGCCGGTCTCCAAAAGACCTTGTGCAAGGGTAATAGAAGCAGGAATCTTGTATTTTTCCATTTCTTCTACAGCGTACTTTGCAAATTTTTGGATATACTGATCTTCAGTTGCCCACGTTTGGGCTGAAAATTTTGATAAAACTAAAAGGCTTATTGATAGGAAAAGTCTTTTCATGTTTTTCAATTTACTTATATAATTAAATTTCTATATTGTTTTTCTAAAAGCAGATTAGCCCCCTCAATCCCTTGTAATCCACCTGTATGAAAGCATAAAATCCTGCTGTTTTCAGGAAAATAATTTTCATCAATCAGCTCAAAAACCTTTTGCATCATTTTTCCTGTATAAACCGGTTCTAAAGGAATGTTATATTTCTCTTTGAAATCGTTGATAAAACTAACATTCTCATCACTTATTTTACCGTAACCGCCAAAACCTGAATCTATTAGATTGAAATTCCGTTTCAAAGTTAATTCAAATATTTTATTTTCCAATGATGAGTCATCAACTGCCTTAAACCCTATAACTTTCTGATTTTCTTCACAAAATTTTGAAATTCCGGCAATAGTTCCCCCCGTTCCGACTGCAGTGCAAAGATAGTCAAAATCTTTTGTTTGCTCATTGAGCATCATTTTGACGCCTTCCACGGCCTCCGGGTTGGTTCCCCCTTCCGGAATGATCAGTGCCTCGGGGAATTCGTGTTGTAAAAATTCGGTTAACTTTTCTTTATGGCGGTATTCTTCCCGGGTGACAAATTTCAGGTTCATCCCGTTTCTCTTGGCAAAAAGCAAGGTTGGATTATCGCGCCATTTATGCTGTAGCTCTTCTCCCCTGATAATTCCCAAGGTGGGAATATGTGCCAGATTCCCTACTGCTGAAACAGCTGCAATATGATTGGAAAATGCCCCTCCGAAGGTAATTATATAAGGGCTTTCAGGATTTTGATTCAGATAATTATTGACATTATAAAACAGTTTCCAATATTTATTCCCTGAAATACTGGGATGAATAAGGTCTTCCCTTTTCATAAAGAGCCTCACATTTTTGTCGATGGGTATTTCCTGGATGGGAATGGTTTCTGTCGGGAGTTGTAATAGCATTGTAACTTTGTCTGCTGATAATTATTATTGCAAAATTAACAAAAGATTATTTGCGGAAAATATTGCTTATTATAATGATTTTATGATGATGAATTTTGGGTTAAGTTCAGGTTTTGCTAAAGCCAGAAGTATTTTCATATTTTTATTTATTTGAGCGGGCTAAAGCCACTCCTATTGACGTTCATCAAAAATATTATCTGTCAGTCTAAAGGTATTTTCTGAAGTTCCAGAATTTTCTTTTCCTGAGGTAGCTCAAATCTCGTTCTTTGGCATAGGCTTCTCTTTCAAAAGAAATTCTTTGATAAGCCCTATCTGCGTTTTTAAGTTTGAAAAACCAAT
Coding sequences within:
- a CDS encoding glucosaminidase domain-containing protein; translation: MKRLFLSISLLVLSKFSAQTWATEDQYIQKFAKYAVEEMEKYKIPASITLAQGLLETGGGQSRLALEGKNHFGIKCKEDWTGKTMKHTDDAPNECFRVYEDPRQSYEDHSIFLTTRKYYANLFKLDMKDYKAWAHGLKKAGYATNPRYASILISKIEKYRLYEFDNTSSNEVLYAVLKMYPDLKDDRTFMAQLDPSKTVKKTKEPVTVEVPYKQTSYAQQQKRVERIKTKAEILNSILIKSHPNDGLKYIIIPEDTNVQFIANKFKVSESRLIKWNELQGNILKKNDIIFLESKNSSGNTATYKAESGENMHDIAQKFGIKLHKLYAKNRMDEGQQPSAGQLIYLIDKKPRN
- a CDS encoding 1-aminocyclopropane-1-carboxylate deaminase/D-cysteine desulfhydrase; its protein translation is MLLQLPTETIPIQEIPIDKNVRLFMKREDLIHPSISGNKYWKLFYNVNNYLNQNPESPYIITFGGAFSNHIAAVSAVGNLAHIPTLGIIRGEELQHKWRDNPTLLFAKRNGMNLKFVTREEYRHKEKLTEFLQHEFPEALIIPEGGTNPEAVEGVKMMLNEQTKDFDYLCTAVGTGGTIAGISKFCEENQKVIGFKAVDDSSLENKIFELTLKRNFNLIDSGFGGYGKISDENVSFINDFKEKYNIPLEPVYTGKMMQKVFELIDENYFPENSRILCFHTGGLQGIEGANLLLEKQYRNLII
- the hemL gene encoding glutamate-1-semialdehyde 2,1-aminomutase yields the protein MKYQRSSALFDEAYKYIPGGVNSPVRAFKSVGGVPVFMKSAKGAYLTDADDNTYIDYINSWGPAILGHTHPEVLEELKIQAEKGFSFGAPTELETEIAKFIIENVPNIDQIRMVSSGTEACMSAIRLARGYTGRDKIVKFEGCYHGHSDSFLIKAGSGAATFGNPNSPGVTQGTAKDTLLARYNDFEQVEDLFRHNPGEIAAVIIEPVAGNMGCVLPENNFLQSLRKICDENGALLIFDEVMTGFRLAFGGAQELFNVKADLVTYGKVIGGGLPVGAFAGRNEIMDHLAPKGGVYQAGTLSGNPLAMRAGLKTLQLIKNDPEFFNRLNKTTETLDFEIGKILNEKGIAHKINRKGSMMSVFFHINRVSNFDEAQEANHSLFNNFFHQMLTNGVYLPPSGYETYFISDAIKDKEIDMTMEAVRKFEYSNK
- a CDS encoding amidohydrolase, which codes for MKTSDNSISRKDFIKHSALAMAGLTLIPGIMTASPLFNEKNSLTKGKLSLKNVRLETGFEYEEGEVTATKTGLFYIEVDNGKITKVSPNEPDAKAIDAKGFLMLPAFKDMHIHLDKTFYGDKWQAVRKRTGGVKGMIELEQKMLPEMLKNSTFKAEKMIELLQSKGTSYARSHVNIEPTSKLQSLKNLQKALENKKKGFEAELVAFPQHGVFYTDSVPYLKEAAKMDIDFIGGVDPFNVDGTIEKVIDFTIQLALDHKKGIDIHLHETGDSGLKTVEYLIKKVSENPSLKGKTYLSHCFILAKLEAAKQEEIAEKLGESQIGVVSTIPFGRLIMPIPTLYKHNVTVLTGNDSIVDHWNTFGTGSVLQKANLMAQLYGYSTEFLLSRSLKLATGNILPLDDKGTQQWPKAGDQANFVLLDASCSAEAVSRISNVESLVHNGNIVF